One window from the genome of Hippocampus zosterae strain Florida chromosome 7, ASM2543408v3, whole genome shotgun sequence encodes:
- the LOC127604391 gene encoding histone H1.0-B: MAETSASPAKAKKAPKPKKPASHPKYSDMIQAAIVHDASRSGASRQSIQKFVRKNYKVGDNADAQIKLALKRLLASGMLRHTKGIGASGSFRLNKPDDVKKPTKKPAGAKPKKATKASAKPPKKVPKPKKANKAQEKPKKASPKKTKAVKASKKATPTKGKKAAPAQKKTKTVKPKAAKPKAKAVKRAAKPAKKAAKSAKRK, translated from the coding sequence ATGGCAGAGACATCGGCATCTCCGGCCAAAGCCAAGAAAGCGCCCAAGCCCAAGAAGCCCGCTTCGCATCCCAAGTACTCGGACATGATCCAAGCGGCCATCGTGCACGACGCCAGCCGAAGCGGAGCGTCCCGTCAATCCATCCAGAAGTTCGTCCGCAAAAACTACAAGGTAGGCGACAACGCCGACGCCCAGATTAAGTTGGCCCTCAAGAGGTTGCTGGCGTCCGGGATGCTGCGCCACACCAAAGGCATCGGAGCGTCCGGATCTTTCCGACTCAACAAGCCCGACGACGTCAAAAAGCCCACCAAGAAGCCGGCCGGGGCCAAACCCAAGAAGGCCACCAAAGCGTCAGCTAAGCCGCCCAAGAAGGTGCCCAAGCCCAAGAAGGCGAACAAGGCGCAGGAGAAGCCCAAGAAAGCCTCCCCCAAGAAGACCAAGGCGGTCAAGGCGAGCAAGAAGGCCACGCCGACCAAAGGGAAGAAAGCGGCCCCCGCGCAGAAAAAGACCAAGACGGTCAAGCCGAAGGCGGCCAAGCCCAAAGCCAAAGCGGTCAAAAGGGCAGCCAAGCCCGCAAAGAAAGCCGCTAAATCGGCCAAAAGAAAGTGA
- the pnpo gene encoding pyridoxine-5'-phosphate oxidase isoform X1 — MRGTLSFWQTISIIVANRASLSPPTAGKRSVFLRFLRRQSTRDSSGMDLSHMRKKYKEDEECFEESELTSLDPIKQFGTWFDEATKCPEIGEANAMCIATATKDGRPSARMVLLKGYDDNGFRFFTNYESRKAGELESNPHACLVFYWEPLNRQIRIEGKVERMPDQISREYFHLRPKSSQIAAVVSRQSMPVPNRAFLIEKNAELEEKYKDTQVPMPDYWGGYVVMPHLIEFWQGQTTRLHDRIVFTKVAADAELGEHQRRGENCWAYQRLSP, encoded by the exons ATGAGAGGGACACTATCATTTTGGCAGACAATATCAATAATTGTTGCCAATCGTGCCTCCCTTTCGCCTCCAACGGCAGGCAAACGAAGCGTCTTTCTACGCTTTCTCCGCAGACAGTCGACGCGTGACAGCTCCGGCATGGATCTCAGTCACATGAGGAAGAAATACAAAGAAGACGAGGAG TGTTTCGAGGAGAGCGAACTGACTTCTCTGGACCCAATCAAGCAGTTTGGAACCTGGTTCGACGAAGCCACCAAATGCCCGGAGATTGGCGAGGCCAACGCCATGTGCATCGCCACGGCAACCAA AGACGGCCGCCCGTCGGCACGCATGGTCCTGCTCAAAGGTTACGACGACAACGGCTTCCGATTTTTCACCAACTACGAGAGCCGCAAGGCAGGGGAGCTG GAGAGCAACCCTCACGCCTGCCTCGTCTTCTACTGGGAGCCTTTGAACAGACAG ATCCGCATCGAGGGCAAAGTGGAGCGAATGCCCGACCAGATTTCCCGCGAGTACTTTCACTTGCGGCCAAAAAGCAGCCAGATCGCGGCGGTGGTGAGCAGGCAGAGCATGCCGGTTCCCAATAGAGCG TTCCTGATAGAGAAAAACGCGGAGCTTGAGGAGAAGTATAAGGACACACAAGTGCCGATGCCAGACTACTG GGGGGGCTACGTGGTGATGCCCCATCTGATCGAGTTCTGGCAGGGTCAAACCACCAGGCTGCACGATCGCATCGTCTTCACCAAGGTGGCCGCCGACGCCGAGCTGGGTGAGCATCAGCGGCGTGGTGAAAACTGCTGGGCTTACCAGCGACTCTCGCCGTGA
- the wdr90 gene encoding WD repeat-containing protein 90, translated as MAAKDDWQHPFVNIFKEFRLSEWQKASKEGDVSTYTDKTLNSVVFRIRGAGSCIRLPKKTHQSLGLKGRYLYVLFKPSPGKTFLIVLDVTAQDGCVVRISISNMFKEFKSTTTSLLFPFQCGPEFDRITEKTPTLAQQHNRPPEKPRVHWTCLMMDLQCTLATYLNQRYYSHLKNVKLCAWMSVKSLFTSDLQLNPEVSYQKAKLKGLPTSDGTGPMPRDMMFPTPKGRTWQSCYDYIRFPVEGDLNCGIIRKGPLNVETPNEPTLIEEEEAQPPDPELAVIPELPEVVCEVADDPQPEQEAPSSHHSSQPSTPLPVVNEEDELSQLPEEPEDEVADSPEEVQKLLPDPILRLRRIIGFGGATTKCALWTMSGDSVVYPCHAIVVSMKIDSNEQRFFIGHTDKVSALAFNGNTTLLASAQSGNYCVIRIWNYLKGNCMAMFRMHAHSVTALSFSYSGGILCGAGKDRRGKTLVVVWNTSGVGSGGEVSMFAKTKMDVDIKTIKIANFDETRLVSCGHDSIRLWRVRKGTLRSCPINLGEYRPLDFTDVSFQEGDSPEQHIDDRLLLASCKSGHVFEIDYTRLVIRNVRWLFPVQREQQERWTLEKDPGIAINSLSVCSSFCATGSEDGFLRLWPLDFSGVFLEAEHEGPVSLVSVSSDSMHVLTATLTGNLGFLDVSSRGYSTLMRSHTGTVLGFSVDGVRRHLTTASADGSVRIWSMDSLHQLYDFVSEDKPCSVAFHPSEQIFSCGFSSGIVRVFDISCGKLLAEHNSHHRGEVVGLVFSPDGDCMYSAASEGSLALYNSCDNDSHVIRVVCGVVARGTGRAPDALTVSSDSRCLAFVGPSEYTITIADALSLEELLRLDVSILDSESTFLDSALKVCFSSASPEHLLVATSANKILWVNTKTGSLLRQVSKVHKHWCSSLAVSEDRRFLVTAGHNAVKVWDYNMHLSLNSQMFIGHSQPINQVSFTPGQQGVVSVGDAIFLWDFLAHPVDLLQTVRLPSRFATTSAADEMPRERAPLPLSPPPPLDVSAVDSNEVELNVTATGSEPSSHPRPATSFLKITELRDTIKLGSHLQNSDFTGRKPLRPDCYRHFIPRFKNSTFDETAVTPQPGEAGMTLKAVIGYNGNGRGNLVWSPDQGLFAYSCGGVVVVENVNSGRQRHLQGHREEISCLAISNDAQMMASAAGKSANKSLICVWAIPSGACLCTISYHRGAVQSLAFSKDDRFLLSIGDFSDPTVAVWSSSTFQMLAGETVLGPIHDAAFSPSVAHQLACVGSQGVYFGLFDSHSQDGDLSLERARAPVEVGDVELTALCYHSDSLLFTATNRGHLCAWDIKAQSCFMTWEADEGEIGVLLCRGNSLLTGSNTHWLRLWEVEAVRRMKPLGKVSRKDGSASVVLKREIMLDGATVSAAFDHTMDMGIVGTTMGTLWYIDWLDTSSIRLVSGHKSKVNDLAFQADESHFATCSEDGSVRVWSSPSNELVVQFQVLNQSCTCVCWGPFPSVQRARLAAGYGDGTLRVFRLSTSEMERKLQPHRVAVTAIQYSVNGDVILSGGKNGLIAVSRALDGSTIRVFRDHKGAAITTIQCVREQCKDFGLVGNELWLAASVDRRVSVWAADWFKCKCALLDWLTLAAPPYCQDDRPPPSLAAFCPTDPSLLIYTGYGIEKELIFYSLSKKRIIKKIALPHWATCFSLSSKSQLIALGSKERVLKLIKWTSGKFQNFSQHSDSLQTCRFSPSGTLLFSVAHNEILLWEVNGL; from the exons ATGGCCGCCAAAG ATGATTGGCAGCATCCATTCGTCAACATATTCAAAGAGTTCCGGCTTTCAGAGTGGCAAAAGGCATCCAAAGAAGGAGATGTGTCAACCTACACG GACAAGACCCTCAACAGTGTCGTATTTCGGATCAGGGGGGCTGGCAGTTGCATTCGGCTTCCTAAAAAAACACACCAGTCTCTGGGTTTGAAGGGAAGATATCTGTACGTCCTCTTCAAGCCCAGCccaggaaaaacatttttgattgtcCTGGATGTCACAGCACAG GATGGCTGCGTGGTCCGCATCTCCATCTCCAACATGTTCAAAGAGTTCAAATCTACAACCACGTCGCTTCTCTTCCCGTTCCAGTGCGGACCTGAATTTGACCGGATCACTGAAAAGACACCCACGTTGGCACAACAAC ATAACAGACCTCCAGAAAAACCTCGGGTCCATTGGACCTGTCTGATGATGGATCTGCAATGTACGCTTGCCACCTACCTCAACCAACGCTACTACAGTCACCTTAAGAACGTCAAGCTGTGCGCTTGGATGTCTGTTAAAAGCTTGTTTACCAGTGACCTGCAGCTTAATCCTG AGGTTTCCTACCAAAAAGCAAAGCTCAAGGGTCTGCCCACTTCTGATGGCACTGGACCCATGCCCAGAGACATGATGTTTCCTACGCCCAAGGGACGCACCTGGCAAAGTTGCTACGATTACATCAG GTTTCCAGTCGAAGGAGATCTAAACTGCGGTATCATACGAAAAGGCCCCTTAAACGTGGAGACGC CAAACGAGCCCACCCtcatagaagaagaagaagcccaaccccccgacccggaaTTG GCGGTCATACCCGAGCTGCCCGAAGTCGTCTGCGAGGTGGCGGATGATCCGCAGCCTGAGCAGGAAGCACCCTCCAGTCACCACTCCAGTCAACCCTCCACTCCACTTCCGGTTGTGAACGAGGAAGACGAGCTCAGTCAACTCCCGGAGGAACCCGAAGATGAG GTTGCTGACAGTCCCGAAGAGGTGCAG AAGCTGTTGCCAGACCCGATTCTCCGGCTCAGGAGAATTATTGGTTTTGGAGGAGCCACCACCAAATGT GCCTTATGGACCATGTCGGGCGATTCCGTGGTCTACCCGTGTCATGCTATTGTTGTCTCTATGAAAATCGACTCCAACGAGCAGAGATTCTTCATCGGCCACACCGACAAG GTGTCTGCCCTGGCTTTCAATGGCAACACCACGTTGCTGGCCTCTGCACAAAGTGGTAATTACTGCGTGATTCGAATATGGAACTACCTCAAAGGAAATTGCATGGCCATGTTCAGGATGCATGCTCATTCGGTCACCGCGCTCAG CTTCTCATACAGCGGCGGCATTCTGTGCGGCGCGGGCAAAGACAGGCGCGGTAAAACG TTGGTGGTCGTATGGAACACGTCCGGTGTTGGCAGCGGTGGGGAAGTGAGCATGTTTGCCAAGACAAAAATGGATGTGGAtatcaaaacaatcaaaattgCAAACTTTGATGAGACAAG GCTGGTGTCATGCGGCCATGATAGCATTCGTCTGTGGCGAGTACGCAAAGGCACGCTGCGCtcgtgcccaatcaacctgggGGAATATCGCCCATTGGATTTCACCGACGTGTCCTTTCAGGAGGGTGACTCACCCGAGCAGCATATTGATGACAGGCTGCT ACTCGCTAGCTGCAAGAGCGGCCACGTCTTTGAAATTGACTACACCAGACTTGTCATTCGGAATGTCAGATGGTTGTTTCCGGTGCAGCGGGAGCAGCAGGAGAGGTGGACCCTCGAGAAAG ATCCAGGTATCGCCATCAACAGCCTCAGCGTGTGCTCATCCTTCTGTGCCACAGGCTCCGAAGATGGCTTCTTGCGGCTGTGGCCTCTGGATTTTTCCGGCGTCTTCCTGGAAGCCG AACACGAGGGTCCCGTGAGCCTGGTATCTGTGTCATCAGACAGCATGCACGTCCTGACCGCCACCTTAACCGGCAACCTGGGATTCCTTGACGTCAGCAGCCGGGGTTACAGCACGCTGATGAGGTCGCACACGGGCACCGTGCTCGGTTTCAGTGTGGACGGGGTTCGTCGGCATCTCACGACCGCCTCTGCTGACGGCTCCGTTCGCATTTGGTCGATGGACTCCTTGCATCAG CTGTATGACTTTGTGTCAGAGGATAAGCCGTGTTCAGTTGCCTTTCATCCAAGCGAGCAGATCTTCTCTTGTGGCTTCAGCTCGGGCATCGTCCGAGTCTTCGATATCTCCTGCGGCAAGCTCTTGGCTGAGCACAA CAGTCATCACCGAGGTGAAGTGGTGGGTCTTGTCTTCTCTCCCGATGGAGACTGCATGTACAGCGCAGCCTCCGAGGGCTCCCTCGCACTCTACAACTCCTGCGACAATGACAGCCACGTGATCCGAGTTGTCT GTGGTGTGGTGGCCCGAGGCACCGGGCGTGCTCCCGATGCTCTTACAGTGAGCAGCGACAGCCGCTGTTTGGCTTTCGTGGGGCCCTCGGAGTATACCATTACCATTGCCGATGCACTATCGCTTGAAGAG TTGCTCCGTCTCGACGTGAGTATTTTGGATTCGGAGAGCACCTTTCTGGATTCTGCGCTGAAGGTCTGCTTCTCCTCAGCCTCCCCTGAGCATTTGTTGGTAGCGACATCCGCTAACAAAATCCTCTGGGTCAACACTAAGACGGGTAGTCTACTCCGGCAG GTGTCCAAGGTGCACAAGCATTGGTGTTCCTCTCTGGCTGTGAGCGAAGACCGCCGATTTTTGGTCACGGCGGGACACAACGCAGTCAAAGTGTGGGATTATAACATGCATCTTAGTTTGAACTCGCAG ATGTTTATCGGTCATAGTCAGCCCATCAACCAGGTGAGCTTCACCCCTGGACAGCAAGGTGTGGTCTCTGTGGGGGACGCCATTTTCCTTTGGGACTTTCTGGCCCACCCAGTTGACTTGCTACAAACCGTACG TTTGCCATCGCGGTTTGCGACCACCTCAG CTGCCGATGAGATGCCTCGGGAAAGGGCACCCCTACCCTTGTCTCCGCCACCCCCGCTTGACGTGAGCGCCGTGGACTCCAATGAAGTCGAGCTGAAcg TCACCGCCACTGGTTCAGAGCCTAGTTCTCATCCTAGGCCAGCCACGTCCTTCTTGAAAATCACAGAACTGAGAGATACCATCAAACTGGGGAGCCATCTTCAAAACAGTG ATTTCACAGGGAGGAAGCCCTTGCGTCCAGATTGTTACCGACACTTCATCCCACGATTTAAGAATTCCACTTTTGATGAG ACTGCTGTGACTCCTCAGCCGGGCGAAGCAGGCATGACGCTCAAGGCAGTAATTGGTTACAACGGCAATGGGCGTGGCAACTTGGTTTGGAGCCCTGACCAAG GTTTATTTGCATACTCCTGCGgtggtgtggtggtggtggagaatgTCAACTCGGGCCGTCAGAGACATTTGCAGGGCCACAGGGAAGAGATCTCCTGCCTTGCTATTTCAAACGATGCTCAG ATGATGGCATCGGCTGCAGGCAAAAGTGCCAACAAGAGCCTCATTTGTGTCTGGGCCATCCCGAGTGGCGCTTGTCTGTGCACCATTTCCTACCACAGAGGGGCAGTGCAGAGTCTTGCTTTCTCCAAAGATGATCGCTTCTTACTCTCCATTG GAGACTTCTCAGATCCAACAGTGGCTGTGTGGAGCAGCAGCACTTTCCAGATGCTCGCCGGTGAGACCGTGTTGGGGCCCATCCACGACGCAGCCTTCAGCCCATCTGTGGCCCACCAGCTGGCCTGCGTAGGCAGCCAAGGCGTTTACTTTGGCCTCTTCGACAGCCATAGCCAAGATGGTGATCTCAGC CTGGAGAGAGCGAGGGCGCCAGTCGAGGTGGGCGATGTGGAGCTGACAGCTCTGTGCTACCATTCCGACTCCTTGCTCTTCACCGCCACCAATCGAGGACACCTTTGTGCTTGGGACATCAAGGCACAGAGCTGCTTCATGACATGGGAGGCTGATGAGGGAGAGATTG gtgTGTTGCTGTGTCGAGGGAACAGTCTATTGACAGGCAGCAACACCCACTGGCTGCGACTGTGGGAGGTGGAAGCTGTGCGGCGTATGAAGCCTCTGGGGAAGGTGTCCAGAAAAGATGG CAGCGCATCGGTGGTGTTAAAGCGGGAGATCATGCTGGATGGAGCCACTGTCAGCGCTGCCTTTGACCACACAATGGACATGGGCATCGTGGGCACCACCATGGGGACCTTGTGGTACATCGACTGGTTGGACACCAGCAGCATCCGGCTGGTCAGCGGCCACAAGAGCAAG GTGAATGATTTGGCCTTTCAGGCGGATGAAAGCCACTTTGCCACTTGCAGCGAAGACGGCAGTGTGAGGGTCTGGTCGAGCCCCAGCAATGAACTGGTGGTGCAGTTCCAGGTGCTGAACCAG TCGTGTACCTGTGTGTGCTGGGGCCCTTTTCCAAGCGTGCAGCGCGCGCGCCTAGCGGCAGGATACGGAGACGGCACCCTGCGCGTCTTTCGACTCTCCACCTCTGAAATGGAGAGGAAGCTGCAGCCCCATCGCGTTGCCGTCACTGCCATCCAGTACTCTGTCAACG GTGACGTTATCCTCTCTGGCGGGAAGAATGGGCTCATAGCTGTCAGCCGTGCCTTGGATGGGTCAACCATCCGAGTTTTCAGGGACCACAAAGGAGCTGCCATCACCACCATCCAGTGTGTTCGTGAGCAG TGTAAGGACTTCGGACTGGTGGGGAACGAGCTGTGGTTGGCTGCCAGCGTTGACAGGCGCGTCAGCGTCTGGGCGGCAGATTGGTTCAAGTGCAAATGCGCTTTACTCGACTGGCTCACGCTCGCTGCGCCGCCGTATTGCCAG GATGACCGCCCGCCCCCGAGCCTGGCTGCCTTCTGCCCGACAGACCCCAGCCTGCTCATCTACACTGGTTACGGAATAGAGAAAGAGTTGATTTTCTACAGCCTCTCAAAGAAAAGG ATCATCAAAAAGATTGCTTTGCCTCACTGGGCCACGTGCTTCAGCCTCTCTTCCAAGAGTCAACTCATAGCATTGGGGTCAAAAG AACGCGTGTTGAAGCTGATCAAATGGACCAGCGGCAAGTTCCAAAACTTCTCACAGCACAGCGACTCGCTGCAGACGTGTCGTTTCTCGCCCTCAGGGACACTCCTCTTCTCTGTGGCTCATAATGAGATTCTGCTGTGGGAGGTGAACGGCCTCTGA
- the pnpo gene encoding pyridoxine-5'-phosphate oxidase isoform X2: MDLSHMRKKYKEDEECFEESELTSLDPIKQFGTWFDEATKCPEIGEANAMCIATATKDGRPSARMVLLKGYDDNGFRFFTNYESRKAGELESNPHACLVFYWEPLNRQIRIEGKVERMPDQISREYFHLRPKSSQIAAVVSRQSMPVPNRAFLIEKNAELEEKYKDTQVPMPDYWGGYVVMPHLIEFWQGQTTRLHDRIVFTKVAADAELGEHQRRGENCWAYQRLSP, encoded by the exons ATGGATCTCAGTCACATGAGGAAGAAATACAAAGAAGACGAGGAG TGTTTCGAGGAGAGCGAACTGACTTCTCTGGACCCAATCAAGCAGTTTGGAACCTGGTTCGACGAAGCCACCAAATGCCCGGAGATTGGCGAGGCCAACGCCATGTGCATCGCCACGGCAACCAA AGACGGCCGCCCGTCGGCACGCATGGTCCTGCTCAAAGGTTACGACGACAACGGCTTCCGATTTTTCACCAACTACGAGAGCCGCAAGGCAGGGGAGCTG GAGAGCAACCCTCACGCCTGCCTCGTCTTCTACTGGGAGCCTTTGAACAGACAG ATCCGCATCGAGGGCAAAGTGGAGCGAATGCCCGACCAGATTTCCCGCGAGTACTTTCACTTGCGGCCAAAAAGCAGCCAGATCGCGGCGGTGGTGAGCAGGCAGAGCATGCCGGTTCCCAATAGAGCG TTCCTGATAGAGAAAAACGCGGAGCTTGAGGAGAAGTATAAGGACACACAAGTGCCGATGCCAGACTACTG GGGGGGCTACGTGGTGATGCCCCATCTGATCGAGTTCTGGCAGGGTCAAACCACCAGGCTGCACGATCGCATCGTCTTCACCAAGGTGGCCGCCGACGCCGAGCTGGGTGAGCATCAGCGGCGTGGTGAAAACTGCTGGGCTTACCAGCGACTCTCGCCGTGA
- the LOC127604377 gene encoding glucagon receptor-like codes for MSTARKVSKRHSAAYIFTMATTGDVMPLICLLLFKLPMIDTASGKVLEETFHKWVQYKDDCIRMIENEPPPPDGLFCNRTFDRYACWPDTPAGVLVNISCPFYLPWYDQVSHGVVFRRCGTDGLWARDESGHVWRDKSQCEEEEEVTYQEMWLKKMMVSFRTLYTAGYSLSLLTLVTALVILLSLRKLHCTRNYIHANLFLSFILRAASVIVKDTMLERHWGREIMKPADVSDMLSHRAAIGCRIAQVLMQYCVLANHYWFFGEAIYLYSVLIASVLIDSHKYLPYICLGWGTPLLFVIPWVVMKILKENKECWALNENMNYWWIIRSPILFASLINFLIFVKILKVILAKLRANNQSDYSGYKCRLAKATLTLIPLFGVHEVIFIFVTDEQTSGALRYLKVFFSLFLNSFQGFLVAVLYCYANKEVRTELKRKLRSWTSETRLVCCGQ; via the exons ATGAGCACAGCACGGAAAGTTTCCAAGCGACACTCCGCTGCGTACATCT TCACAATGGCTACGACAGGAGACGTGATGCCATTGATTTGTCTGCTGCTTTTCAAACTGCCCATG ATTGACACGGCCAGCGGGAAGGTGTTGGAGGAAACCTTTCACAAGTGGGTGCAGTATAAGGACGACTGTATCAGGATGATTGAAAACGAGCCGCCGCCTCCAG ATGGCTTGTTTTGCAACCGAACGTTCGATAGGTACGCCTGCTGGCCAGATACTCCCGCTGGCGTTCTTGTCAACATTTCCTGTCCTTTCTACCTGCCCTGGTACGATCAAG TGTCACACGGCGTGGTGTTCCGGCGCTGCGGCACCGACGGCCTTTGGGCTCGCGACGAGAGCGGCCACGTGTGGAGGGATAAATCCCAgtgcgaagaagaagaagaggtgaCATATCAGGAG ATGTGGCTGAAAAAGATGATGGTGAGCTTCAGGACCTTGTACACGGCGGGCTATTCGCTGTCCCTCCTCACTCTCGTTACCGCTCTCGTCATTCTGCTGAGCTTGAG GAAACTGCATTGCACACGGAACTACATCCATGCCAACCTTTTCCTGTCCTTCATCCTGCGAGCCGCGTCCGTCATTGTTAAGGACACCATGCTGGAGCGCCACTGGGGCCGCGAGATCATGAAACCGGCCGACGTGAGCGACATGCTCAGCCATCGG GCTGCTATTGGCTGCAGGATAGCGCAGGTTCTGATGCAGTACTGCGTGCTCGCCAACCACTACTGGTTCTTTGGAGAGGCCATTTATTTGTACTCTGTGCTGATTGCGTCGGTGTTGATCGACAGTCACAAATACTTGCCGTACATTTGTCTCGGCTGGG GAACCCCTCTTCTCTTTGTGATTCCCTGGGTAGTGATGAAGATcctgaaagaaaataaaga ATGTTGGGCTCTCAATGAGAACATGAACTACTGGTGGATCATTCGATCGCCCATTCTTTTTGCTTCGCTC ATCAACTTTCTGATATTCGTCAAGATTCTGAAGGTGATTCTAGCCAAACTACGGGCCAACAACCAGAGTGACTATTCCGGTTACAAATGTCG GCTGGCCAAGGCGACGCTGACGCTGATTCCCCTCTTTGGCGTTCACGAGGTCATCTTCATCTTTGTGACGGACGAGCAAACCTCGGGGGCTCTGCGCTACCTGAAAGTTTTCTTCTCGCTGTTTCTAAATTCCTTTCAG GGGTTTCTGGTGGCGGTTCTCTACTGCTATGCAAACAAagag GTGAGAACAGAGTTGAAGAGGAAACTGCGCAGCTGGACGTCAGAAACGCGCCTTGTGTGCTGTGGACAGTGA
- the rhot2 gene encoding mitochondrial Rho GTPase 2, translated as MKQDVRILLLGEPMVGKTSLIMSLVGEEFPEEVPSRAEEITIPADVTPEKVPTHIVDYSEKEQSDETLREEILKANVVCVVYDVTNEDSVEKIKTKWIPLVNGNAEKGNKVPIILVGNKSDLRSGSSMETILPIMNQFSEIETCVECSARNLKNISELFYYAQKAVLHPTAPLYDPEDKQLKPMCVRALSRIFYISDQDNDRILSDAELNCFQKSCFGNPLAPQALEDVKTVVWKNTSDGVLDNGLTLNGFLFLNTLFIQRGRHETTWTILRKFGYDDNLELTDDYLYPALRVPASCTTELNDLGHQFLQRLFDKYDQDKDSALSPAELKNLFCACPYMPWGAEVYMTVPTTTEGYISNHGYHCQWKLCAYLDIHRCLEHLGYLGYPVLTEQESQTAAVSVTREREEDLEKRQTQRSVFLCKVIGQRGTGKTTFLQAFLGRNSVNNPGGGGAFSPFAINTVQVSNQEKSLILNEVDVEADFLKASDSHCDVACLMYDASDPHSFDYCASIYKQHYMESDIPCVLVASKHDLPEVKQFHGVTPAEFCSKHRLPQPLPFSITFPQSDAENVFARLAWAAVYPHLNGSDMSNTSFWLRVALGSAVFAVVGFAFYRTAVRLK; from the exons ATGAAACAGGACGTGAGGATACTTTTGCTGGGGGAAC CCATGGTGGGGAAGACTTCTCTCATCATGTCCTTGGTTGGAGAGGAGTTCCCCGAGGAG GTTCCGTCTCGAGCTGAAGAAATCACCATCCCGGCTGATGTCACTCCAGAGAAAGTGCCTACACACATCGTGGACTACTCGG AAAAAGAGCAGAGTGATGAGACCCTAAGAGAAGAGATTCTCAAG GCCAATGTGGTGTGCGTAGTCTACGATGTCACCAACGAGGATTCAGTCGAGAAG atcAAGACAAAATGGATACCTTTAGTCAATGGCAATGCAGAGAAAGGAAACAA AGTTCCAATCATCCTTGTGGGAAACAAGTCAGATCTACGTTCGGGCAGCTCCATGGAAACCATTCTCCCCATCATGAACCAGTTCTCTGAGATTGAGACGTGTGTCGAG TGTTCCGCTCGGAATCTCAAAAACATATCAGAGCTGTTTTACTATGCCCAGAAGGCAGTCCTCCATCCCACCGCCCCTCTGTATGACCCCGAGGACAAACAG CTCAAACCTATGTGCGTCAGAGCGCTCAGTCGAATCTTTTACATCTCCGACCAGGACAACGACCGCATCCTCAGTGACGCTGAGCTCAACTGTTTTCAG AAATCCTGTTTTGGAAATCCACTGGCGCCACAAGCCTTAGAAGATGTCAAGACAGTTGTCTGGAAAAACACCAGCGATGGAGTGTTGGACAATGGCCTGACCTTAAATG GTTTCCTGTTCCTGAACACATTGTTCATCCAGAGGGGCCGACATGAAACCACATGGACGATCCTCAGGAAGTTTGGTTACGATGACAACCTGGAACTGACTGACGATTACCTTTACCCGGC CCTCCGGGTTCCTGCAAGCTGTACCACTGAACTCAATGATTTAGGTCACCAGTTCCTGCAGCGGCTGTTTGATAAGTACGATCAA GATAAAGACTCTGCGCTGTCACCCGCAGAGCTGAAGAATCTGTTCTGCGCTTGTCCGTACATGCCGTGGGGCGCTGAGGTCTACATGACCGTCCCGACAACCACCGAGGGTTACATCTCTAATCACGGCTACCACTGTCAGTGGAA GCTTTGCGCTTATCTCGACATCCACCGTTGCCTGGAGCACCTCGGGTACCTCGGCTACCCTGTCCTCACGGAGCAGGAGTCGCAGACTGCTGCGGTCtcag TCacgagagagagggaggaggaCTTGGAGAAGCGCCAAACGCAGCGTTCGGTCTTCCTATGCAAGGTGATCGGACAGCGGGGGACGGGCAAAACGACTTTTCTGCAGGCCTTCCTCGGCCGCAACTCCGTG AACAACCCGGGCGGCGGCGGTGCCTTTTCCCCCTTCGCCATAAACACGGTTCAAGTTAGCAATCAAGAGAAGTCCCTCATC CTCAACGAGGTGGACGTGGAGGCGGACTTCCTGAAGGCGTCGGACTCCCACTGCGACGTGGCTTGTCTCATGTACGACGCCAGTGACCCACATTCCTTCGACTACTGCGCCAGCATATACAAG CAACACTACATGGAGAGCGACATCCCGTGTGTGCTGGTGGCCTCCAAGCACGACCTCCCCGAAGTCAAGCAATTCCACGGAGTGACTCCGGCCGAGTTCTGCTCCAAACACAGACTGCCTCAACCTCTGCCCTTCTCGATCACGTTTCCCCAATCCGACGCCGAGAACGTCTTCGCCAGACTTGCCTGGGCTGCCGTGTACCC ACACCTGAACGGCTCAGACATGAGCAACACGTCGTTTTGGCTGAGAGTGGCGTTGGGCTCGGCTGTGTTTGCGGTTGTGGGTTTTGCTTTTTACAGAACGGCTGTCAGACTGAAATGA